Proteins co-encoded in one Prevotella sp. E13-27 genomic window:
- a CDS encoding DNA cytosine methyltransferase codes for MATVDKDINEISDKIIKVKRIVKKRVEKLEYKDIPETPIAKEVGWKDLQFSHPENTVRLGTVFSGIGAIEHAFQRLGLKHKIMFAGDIEPNCKKSYFANYDIKEEDWFNDVRDFDARKYKGKVDFVIGGAPCQAFSMVGHRLGFEDARGTLFYEFARVVKETQPKVFLFENVRGLLNHDKGRTWHVIHDIFEELGYDVKFRVLNSCDYGIPQHRERVYCLGFKKKTKFEYPAPIDLEYKMYDFLEDYVDSKYFLKEKGVKFVTSHKNRDKSYTQINGDIQLCQKRNQQFNWHGDFVYHPDSDLTPTDEAFDEFVFDVKDVEEKYYLSEKVAKYVLAGGTKNFKTSTETDLDVARPLLQSMHKMHRAGVDNYVTHKGRIRKLTPRECLRLMGFKDSFRIVVSDTAAYQQAGNSIVVDVLIAILKQMDITKYGVAL; via the coding sequence ATGGCAACAGTAGACAAAGATATAAACGAAATCTCCGACAAGATCATAAAGGTAAAGCGCATTGTTAAGAAGCGTGTGGAAAAATTGGAGTATAAAGATATTCCAGAGACTCCAATTGCAAAAGAAGTAGGATGGAAAGATTTGCAATTTTCTCATCCTGAAAATACAGTACGATTAGGTACCGTTTTCTCAGGAATAGGAGCTATTGAGCATGCTTTTCAAAGATTAGGCTTGAAACATAAGATAATGTTTGCAGGTGATATAGAGCCTAATTGCAAGAAAAGTTATTTCGCCAATTACGATATAAAAGAAGAAGATTGGTTTAATGATGTGAGAGATTTTGATGCTCGAAAGTATAAAGGAAAGGTGGATTTCGTAATAGGTGGTGCTCCGTGTCAGGCTTTTTCGATGGTTGGACATCGGTTAGGCTTTGAAGACGCTCGTGGCACCTTATTCTATGAATTTGCAAGGGTTGTGAAAGAGACACAACCTAAGGTGTTCCTTTTTGAGAATGTGCGAGGACTGCTTAACCATGACAAGGGACGAACATGGCATGTAATTCACGACATATTTGAAGAACTTGGTTATGATGTGAAGTTTCGTGTTCTTAATAGTTGTGATTATGGAATACCCCAACATCGCGAGCGTGTCTATTGTCTTGGATTCAAAAAGAAAACAAAGTTTGAATACCCAGCACCGATAGATTTAGAATACAAGATGTATGATTTTTTAGAGGACTATGTGGATAGTAAATACTTCCTTAAAGAAAAAGGCGTAAAGTTTGTTACCAGTCATAAAAATAGAGATAAAAGCTATACTCAGATTAATGGTGATATACAATTGTGCCAAAAGAGAAATCAGCAATTTAACTGGCATGGTGACTTCGTATATCATCCAGATTCAGATCTAACCCCTACAGATGAAGCTTTTGACGAGTTCGTTTTTGACGTTAAGGATGTTGAAGAGAAATATTATCTATCTGAAAAAGTTGCTAAATACGTCCTTGCGGGAGGAACGAAAAATTTTAAGACGTCTACAGAAACAGATTTAGATGTTGCTCGTCCATTATTGCAATCAATGCATAAAATGCATAGGGCTGGTGTGGATAATTATGTTACTCATAAAGGACGAATAAGGAAGTTGACACCAAGGGAATGTCTGAGATTGATGGGGTTTAAAGATTCGTTTAGAATAGTAGTATCAGATACTGCGGCATATCAACAGGCTGGAAATAGTATTGTCGTTGATGTACTTATTGCGATATTAAAACAAATGGATATAACAAAATACGGTGTTGCACTATGA
- a CDS encoding PspC domain-containing protein, with protein MKKNITINLCGRLFQIDEDAYDMLQHYVDSLRSHFSHQSEGDEIVNDIEERIAELFEELNHTGVMAITIDHVKDIITRIGQPEELAGEDDSTNDGTKQQTYKNAFDNLRTSTSNRRLFRNPNDKMVAGVLSGLAAYTNTDVIFWRLGAVLITLLWGTGLLLYIIMAIIMPEAKTPEQRLQMEGKEINPKNLADEMVDEKQAQPVSSNGLREVVSVLLKIVIGIVLFFLGTIALVLGISFLGVLMAVIFAVIMPAKTAIALPFTLSGMGLAEVWANHPAVLIALAIALLATLFIPVYAIVHLILSYTKRIKHMSVAQRIVWVVLWLVSLCALIPLAGMTGMLHDQYRHERLAQESSWMTDEDREYLDANGWTLQKNENCHNDYVKKGEYFTGDPEMAYLDAWDASAEQVFQVVSHEEVVDSGTYRITCNARAEDEGVYIFAKTPANRHKPSAITMVPVYGNQGGKIWEEALDLVKSDSLPLAERARKIREANNGNGYGWSTIELIVKVEKPRTTLSYGVSTWEETTEHQNQAQWFSACDFKLEKVE; from the coding sequence ATGAAAAAGAACATAACCATTAACCTTTGCGGCAGACTGTTCCAAATAGACGAAGACGCCTACGACATGCTGCAACACTATGTTGACTCGCTGCGCTCACACTTCAGCCATCAGTCTGAAGGCGATGAGATTGTCAATGACATCGAAGAGCGCATAGCCGAACTGTTCGAAGAACTTAATCACACAGGAGTCATGGCCATTACCATTGACCATGTGAAAGACATCATCACCCGCATAGGACAGCCTGAAGAGCTGGCCGGCGAAGATGACAGCACAAACGACGGCACCAAACAGCAGACATACAAGAACGCTTTCGACAATTTGCGCACCAGCACGTCAAACAGACGACTGTTCCGCAACCCTAACGACAAGATGGTTGCCGGCGTACTCTCAGGCCTTGCCGCCTACACCAACACCGATGTCATCTTCTGGCGACTCGGTGCAGTACTCATCACCCTGCTCTGGGGTACAGGTCTGCTTCTATATATCATCATGGCAATCATCATGCCCGAAGCCAAGACGCCAGAACAGCGACTGCAGATGGAGGGCAAGGAGATAAACCCTAAGAATCTGGCAGACGAGATGGTTGACGAGAAACAGGCCCAGCCGGTATCAAGCAATGGCCTGCGCGAGGTAGTATCTGTACTGCTGAAAATCGTCATTGGCATAGTACTATTCTTCCTGGGAACCATAGCCCTCGTTCTTGGCATAAGCTTCTTAGGCGTTCTCATGGCAGTCATCTTTGCCGTCATCATGCCAGCCAAGACAGCCATCGCCCTGCCTTTCACACTTAGCGGCATGGGGCTGGCAGAGGTATGGGCTAACCACCCCGCCGTACTCATTGCTTTAGCCATAGCCCTTCTGGCAACGCTATTCATCCCTGTTTATGCCATCGTTCACCTTATACTGTCCTACACCAAGCGCATCAAGCATATGAGCGTCGCACAGCGCATCGTTTGGGTTGTTCTGTGGCTTGTATCACTCTGCGCCCTCATACCACTTGCAGGAATGACAGGCATGCTCCACGACCAGTACAGACATGAGCGCTTAGCACAAGAGAGCAGTTGGATGACAGACGAAGACCGTGAATACCTGGATGCCAACGGATGGACTCTGCAGAAAAACGAGAACTGCCATAACGATTACGTCAAGAAAGGCGAATATTTCACTGGTGATCCGGAAATGGCATATCTCGATGCGTGGGATGCCAGTGCAGAGCAGGTGTTTCAGGTAGTCTCCCATGAGGAGGTAGTGGACTCAGGTACCTACCGCATAACCTGTAATGCCCGCGCTGAAGACGAAGGTGTCTATATCTTTGCCAAGACGCCTGCCAACAGGCACAAGCCAAGCGCAATAACCATGGTGCCGGTCTACGGTAACCAAGGCGGAAAAATCTGGGAAGAAGCACTCGACTTAGTGAAGAGCGACTCACTGCCTCTAGCCGAGCGTGCCCGAAAGATTCGCGAAGCCAACAACGGCAACGGGTATGGATGGAGCACCATAGAGCTTATCGTAAAAGTTGAGAAACCTCGCACCACCCTGAGCTATGGTGTAAGCACATGGGAAGAGACCACGGAACATCAGAACCAGGCCCAATGGTTCTCTGCCTGCGACTTCAAATTAGAGAAAGTGGAATAG
- a CDS encoding helix-turn-helix transcriptional regulator, protein MDKDINRIKVVLAEKRRTNKWLAEQLGCAPTTVSKWCTNDCQPTMETYLRIADLLDVELTELVRTKKSQTKLPSF, encoded by the coding sequence ATGGACAAAGACATTAATCGCATCAAAGTCGTGCTTGCAGAGAAGAGGAGAACCAATAAGTGGTTGGCAGAGCAGTTGGGGTGTGCGCCTACAACTGTATCAAAGTGGTGTACCAATGATTGCCAGCCAACAATGGAAACATATCTAAGAATTGCAGACCTGCTTGATGTGGAACTAACAGAATTGGTAAGAACAAAGAAAAGTCAAACGAAACTCCCATCTTTTTGA
- a CDS encoding HI0074 family nucleotidyltransferase substrate-binding subunit: protein MGQQDIRWIQRYANYHKACSRLLAITESDRFMEDLSELEIEGLVQRFEYTFELAWKVLQDLLVYKGYEFMSGPNGTLKMAFEDGLITNHDEWRMMAKSRNTLSQVYDESEALPIVQMIYSDFAPLLKQLDESLELLSHNNEYQQA from the coding sequence ATGGGACAGCAGGATATTCGTTGGATTCAGCGCTATGCCAATTATCATAAGGCATGTAGCAGATTGTTGGCTATAACCGAGTCGGATAGATTTATGGAAGATTTGTCTGAACTTGAGATTGAAGGGTTGGTTCAACGCTTTGAATATACCTTTGAATTAGCTTGGAAGGTTCTACAGGATTTGCTCGTGTATAAAGGATACGAATTTATGTCGGGACCAAACGGAACTCTTAAAATGGCTTTTGAGGATGGATTGATTACAAATCATGATGAATGGCGAATGATGGCAAAATCACGTAACACATTAAGTCAGGTGTATGATGAGAGTGAAGCACTTCCCATAGTACAGATGATTTATAGTGACTTTGCTCCATTGCTAAAACAATTGGATGAGTCATTAGAATTGTTGTCACATAATAATGAATATCAACAAGCATGA
- a CDS encoding McrB family protein: protein MDKNNKKAFFDNFTFTTNKETFRVNVDDGPYLPFITALRTKPFLLLAGISGTGKSQKVQELAFMTCPNGELRNEGGTTPGNYCLVEVKPNWHDSTELLGYYSALSGKYELTDFIRFAYKASQNKYVPFFLCLDEMNLAPVEQYFAEFLSVLETRKKVGNEILTQYLLSKDRFSNCELQKKVLVKEDGDIIEGDKQYKMEFLYSEKDAEIITYLKEKGLTLPDNLFVIGTVNMDDTTHQFSRKVIDRAFTIEMNGGKMSEMFSPESKMLLEYREEPIPLEAFKAEFVRAYEVLDDARFAKYRDVISTRIPALLGDSDGTAEADSINGILNETPFRVSYRVQNELVLYLSTLIERANFPEPDQIEKLIGEATLAILLEKVLPRVQGEQKQLETQNGKSNVLKDLKTFVKSHFKPEEDTDANSLYNQVLRKLKEMDDKLANYYTNFF from the coding sequence ATGGATAAGAATAATAAGAAGGCTTTCTTTGACAATTTTACCTTTACCACCAATAAGGAAACGTTTAGAGTAAATGTAGATGATGGTCCATACCTTCCATTTATAACCGCACTCCGCACAAAACCTTTCCTTCTCCTTGCAGGAATCTCTGGCACAGGCAAGAGCCAGAAAGTGCAGGAATTGGCATTTATGACTTGCCCCAATGGGGAATTGCGGAATGAAGGTGGAACTACGCCGGGGAACTATTGCTTGGTGGAGGTGAAACCTAACTGGCATGACTCAACGGAATTGTTGGGGTATTATAGTGCTTTGTCTGGTAAATATGAATTGACTGATTTTATTCGATTTGCCTACAAAGCCTCGCAGAATAAGTATGTGCCGTTCTTCCTTTGTTTGGACGAGATGAACCTTGCACCTGTAGAGCAGTATTTTGCCGAGTTCCTAAGCGTATTGGAAACAAGGAAGAAAGTCGGAAACGAGATATTAACCCAATATCTGTTGAGCAAAGACCGTTTTAGCAACTGCGAGTTGCAGAAGAAAGTATTGGTGAAGGAAGATGGTGACATCATTGAGGGCGACAAGCAGTACAAGATGGAGTTCTTGTATTCTGAAAAGGACGCAGAAATCATTACATACTTGAAAGAGAAAGGACTGACGTTGCCCGACAACCTCTTCGTGATTGGTACGGTGAATATGGATGACACCACACACCAGTTCTCGCGGAAAGTAATTGACCGTGCTTTTACCATTGAAATGAATGGTGGTAAGATGTCGGAAATGTTCTCGCCAGAGAGCAAGATGCTGCTGGAATACAGGGAAGAGCCAATACCCCTTGAAGCGTTCAAGGCTGAATTTGTAAGAGCATACGAAGTGCTGGACGATGCGCGGTTTGCAAAATATAGGGATGTGATTTCTACTCGCATTCCAGCATTATTGGGTGATTCTGATGGTACTGCCGAGGCAGACAGCATCAACGGCATACTGAATGAAACGCCGTTCCGTGTCAGTTATCGTGTGCAGAATGAATTGGTGCTGTATCTGAGCACATTGATAGAGCGTGCCAACTTCCCAGAGCCAGACCAAATAGAAAAACTGATAGGCGAAGCCACACTGGCTATTCTGTTAGAAAAGGTGCTGCCCCGTGTGCAGGGTGAGCAGAAGCAGTTGGAAACGCAGAATGGCAAAAGCAATGTGCTAAAGGATTTGAAGACTTTCGTGAAGAGCCACTTTAAGCCCGAAGAGGATACTGATGCCAACTCGCTCTACAACCAAGTTCTTCGGAAGTTAAAAGAAATGGATGATAAACTGGCGAACTATTACACTAATTTCTTCTAG
- a CDS encoding nucleotidyltransferase domain-containing protein: MRYGLSDSVIKELQDVFRRHANIRKVLIFGSRSKGNYRTGSDIDLAIADSKIDYRQLLDIQCEIENLELLYSVDLLDYESKKGTPIGEHIDRVGQVFYEAA; the protein is encoded by the coding sequence ATGAGGTATGGCTTAAGTGATAGTGTAATTAAGGAACTTCAGGATGTTTTTCGCAGACATGCAAACATCAGGAAAGTTTTGATTTTTGGCTCCAGGTCAAAAGGAAATTACCGTACGGGTTCAGATATCGATTTGGCAATTGCTGATAGCAAAATAGATTATAGGCAATTACTTGATATCCAGTGCGAGATTGAAAATTTGGAGCTTCTATATTCAGTTGACTTGCTTGATTATGAGTCGAAGAAAGGTACACCTATAGGTGAACATATAGACCGAGTCGGGCAGGTGTTCTATGAAGCAGCTTGA
- a CDS encoding HNH endonuclease codes for MIIDGKEYNVIDVYDQSITVPDSYVMNENKTGKGHGEAKLYMGSKDSMRHFYTGNPNTEGFVVKCFVLKRDLISLLRTIKHEYQYPSIKYRGLGKNRNMLKLWKTRMEYVETLPTKIEFDVKDQHQIIGSRGYVNCIKKGSGYDLIRKVALPFVSYISVMKVQEVETQENSFYWRPFADFTQMASMQMAAQNYGKGKQLENSKQRKRQVQYREELYNEFHSCPFTHIDEFRLLVASHIKPYAVSTKKEQSDSNNGLMLSPLYDKLFDKGFISFGDDGSIMVSDWLSPQNRERISFDYSVEDLNLNEKRRKYLAYHRENVFK; via the coding sequence ATGATTATTGATGGTAAAGAATATAATGTTATTGATGTGTATGATCAATCAATTACCGTTCCCGATTCATATGTAATGAATGAGAACAAGACAGGTAAAGGACACGGAGAAGCGAAACTTTACATGGGGTCTAAAGATTCTATGCGTCATTTCTATACGGGTAATCCGAACACAGAAGGTTTTGTTGTTAAATGTTTTGTACTAAAACGTGATTTGATTTCTCTTTTGAGGACAATAAAACATGAATATCAATACCCGTCTATTAAATATAGAGGGTTGGGGAAAAATAGAAACATGCTGAAATTGTGGAAAACTCGTATGGAATATGTAGAGACCTTACCTACTAAAATCGAATTTGATGTAAAAGACCAGCATCAAATAATTGGTTCTCGTGGCTATGTAAACTGTATAAAAAAAGGTAGTGGATATGATTTGATAAGAAAAGTGGCTTTACCTTTTGTTTCATATATTTCTGTGATGAAAGTGCAAGAAGTAGAAACTCAAGAAAACAGTTTCTATTGGCGTCCTTTTGCAGATTTTACTCAAATGGCTTCAATGCAGATGGCAGCACAAAATTACGGAAAAGGGAAACAACTAGAAAATTCAAAACAAAGAAAGCGTCAAGTCCAGTATCGAGAAGAACTATATAATGAATTTCACAGTTGTCCATTTACACATATAGACGAGTTCCGACTTTTGGTGGCAAGCCACATTAAGCCCTATGCTGTATCAACGAAGAAAGAACAGTCTGATTCTAATAACGGACTAATGCTTTCGCCTCTATATGATAAACTTTTTGATAAGGGGTTTATCTCGTTTGGCGATGATGGGAGTATTATGGTTTCAGATTGGTTGTCCCCTCAAAATCGAGAACGGATTTCTTTCGATTATTCTGTAGAAGACTTAAATCTAAACGAAAAGCGGAGAAAGTATTTAGCATATCATAGAGAAAATGTCTTCAAATAG
- the fic gene encoding protein adenylyltransferase Fic, translating to MSKKSIRFFNDREVRAVWDEDHNKWWFSATDIVRAINDEEDYVKAGNYWRWLKKKLNTDGIQLVSITHDFKFEAPDGKQRKADALDAEGVQILGTHYPNNRANAFLNWFTYSDNSIDGQSKKKAYTLIESGLLDSMEPGTVKCLQQIHAYLFGGLYDFAGQIRTKTIWKDGTLFCRAEYLMQNLRLIEQMPETSFDEIVNKYVEMNVAYPFMEGNGRSTRIWLDLMFKKRLKLCVDWSQIDKKRYLEAMRRSTTDATYIKALLNGAMTDEIDDREIFMKGIDYSYYYEQEE from the coding sequence ATGAGCAAAAAATCTATCCGTTTTTTTAACGACCGTGAGGTACGCGCCGTTTGGGACGAAGATCACAACAAGTGGTGGTTTTCGGCTACGGACATTGTGCGGGCCATCAACGATGAAGAGGATTATGTAAAGGCCGGTAACTACTGGCGCTGGCTGAAAAAGAAGTTAAACACAGACGGCATTCAACTCGTGAGTATCACTCACGACTTCAAATTCGAGGCTCCTGATGGCAAACAACGTAAGGCCGATGCGCTGGATGCGGAGGGTGTGCAGATATTGGGCACCCACTATCCCAACAATCGGGCTAATGCTTTTCTCAATTGGTTCACCTATAGCGACAACAGCATTGACGGGCAAAGCAAGAAGAAAGCATACACGCTGATAGAGAGTGGTTTGCTTGACAGTATGGAGCCGGGAACAGTGAAGTGCCTACAACAGATTCATGCCTACCTCTTCGGCGGACTCTATGACTTTGCCGGGCAAATACGCACCAAGACTATCTGGAAAGACGGTACGCTGTTTTGTCGCGCCGAATATCTGATGCAGAATCTAAGGCTCATTGAACAGATGCCTGAAACTTCTTTCGATGAAATAGTCAATAAGTATGTAGAGATGAACGTGGCGTATCCCTTTATGGAAGGCAATGGGCGTTCTACTCGCATCTGGCTGGACTTGATGTTTAAGAAACGCTTGAAGTTGTGTGTCGATTGGAGCCAGATAGACAAGAAACGCTATCTGGAAGCGATGCGGAGAAGTACCACTGACGCGACATACATTAAGGCTTTGCTTAACGGGGCAATGACAGATGAGATTGATGACCGTGAGATTTTCATGAAAG